A segment of the Plasmodium cynomolgi strain B DNA, scaffold: 0656, whole genome shotgun sequence genome:
AACGATCTAGAATCATTGAATATTAACATATCTCATATTAATGatgaagaatataaaaaaatgaatatattatacaatttatattataactgCAATAAATTTAAGGtagaaaacacaaaaaaattattaagtgCAGAAATGGAACTTTCGGGTAATgctaaaatttgttttaataaattcaAGGAAGGTGTaaatatgtgcaaaaatgaatacgaTAAAGAATTTTGTAATGAACTGAATGAATTCTTACTTTTTTATAGTATTGCTATGTATAGGAAAagattatataaaaaaatagaattaaAATCATTACCAGAATTGCAATCGTTCAAtgatttatataaagaaaatccTCAAATATCAACAAATACtccatgtaaaaatataaataataatgttttaattaataCACCTCGtcgtaaaaatgaatatgtatGTTAacgttttttataaatatcgTATTATTAGATTGATGtataataaaacataaaataaaattacaatattattaacagtgtattgaatatatttttatataattcattacgttttttatatttaggaCATTATATTAAAACGATCTACTGAAGAtgatatgtataaaaaattaagtgaAAGTGCTGTTGATGTAACGATATGTGCTGAACATTGTAAAAACCTTATTTCTATAGAAaacaataatgaaaaaataaaagcactTTGTGGCAAACTTGCAACgaatttaagaaaattaaatACTGTAACTATTGTAAGAGATAATCATAAGGATAAATgttcaaatttaaaatactGGACATATGATCAAATATTTGACATATTTAGTACTAAAAAAAACTATACCAATAACTCATCAATAATTAATGAAATTAATCAAGTAATTTTTCGTGTAAATGAAGAATTAGATGTAGatgaaaaatgtgttttttatGTTGATGTTAGTGATAAAGATTGGGATAAAGAAAGAGATTTacactattattttttaaattttgatagATTAAGTACAGTTAAGGATAACGATGCTGAACATAAAAAGTACTGTGAATATCTTAAGTATATttgtgatatatatatggaaaatgttaaaaaatgctGCGCGCGTTATGTTAGACCCAGTGAGCACATGCAGAATAAATGTCTATACTATTTtaattgtgataaaaaatattatccccTTGAACTCATGACTAAATTGAAGTGCgaaaatattgaatataAAGAAAGCGTAAAAGATATTTTTGATTCTATAACCATCGATCTCAACGTTGTAAGGTATAGTATTCTAATGAATTCATTTAAGCAAATTATAAACATAACGGATgaccctttttatttgtttgtcttATCTGTTTTTGGAATACTTggattctttttatatttttatcttttataaAGTAATCAG
Coding sequences within it:
- a CDS encoding CYIR protein (putative;~vir-type antigen), with amino-acid sequence MNILYNLYYNCNKFKVENTKKLLSAEMELSGNAKICFNKFKEGVNMCKNEYDKEFCNELNEFLLFYSIAMYRKRLYKKIELKSLPELQSFNDLYKENPQISTNTPCKNINNNVLINTPRRKNEYDIILKRSTEDDMYKKLSESAVDVTICAEHCKNLISIENNNEKIKALCGKLATNLRKLNTVTIVRDNHKDKCSNLKYWTYDQIFDIFSTKKNYTNNSSIINEINQVIFRVNEELDVDEKCVFYVDVSDKDWDKERDLHYYFLNFDRLSTVKDNDAEHKKYCEYLKYICDIYMENVKKCCARYVRPSEHMQNKCLYYFNCDKKYYPLELMTKLKCENIEYKESVKDIFDSITIDLNVVRYSILMNSFKQIINITDDPFYLFVLSVFGILGFFLYFYLL